From Xyrauchen texanus isolate HMW12.3.18 chromosome 15, RBS_HiC_50CHRs, whole genome shotgun sequence:
ACTGCAGATCTCCCCATTTGCTCTCAAAATATGTGCATTCAATGAAAAACACAGGAAActaaattttatttgtttttattttacaatacaaaacatctaaaaatcaaATATGAAGGTGCTGCGAGAGAATAGAAAATGTCTAAACAAAGAAGTTATCTGCTGTGAAGTAATATTTAGACTTTTGCAAATTAGTCAGATTTTTCTGAATAACCACAAAGATGATAACTCAATGCTCTGTGAGTGCTGACAGCTTGGTTCGACTAACCAGTAGATAGTACTCATCTAATCAGAAAGACTACAAACTAAAACACATGAAACAAGCACTCGCATCAAATACATCCAGTATATTTACAGAAACCAAATCTACACATAATCTCCATTACCTCAAACGTACAGtatccaaaatatatatatatatatatttttaacatatcgAGTAATTAGTTCTGGCATTGAGCACTTGCTTTGAGACAACACTGTAGACAATCTGACAGAAAACTGTCTTATACAAAAGCTATCCACCTGAGAATAGTCATACAGAGCAACCAGGGCAGGATGAATCATGATTGTTTCATTGTCCAAAACAAAATGGTGAAACGGTCAGTGCTGTTCCTACGGGCCAAACTCTTTTGAAGAGCCCAGCACAAAACAGGTATTTTAGTAAATGTTGGGTACTAACTACTCATCAAGGCCTTCATCCTCATCTTCCTCCATCTTAGCATCAACCTCAGCTGTGTCAGAGGACTCATGAAGGAGCACATATTCTCTACTGCTGAAGCCAAATTTCAGCACGTCCTTCTCCTTTAGCTCATAGTAACGTTGTGGTTCTATACGCTGATTGTTCAGGTAGGTGCCATTACCAGATGCCAGATCAATGATGTATGGTTTAACTCTTCTTCCTGTGGAGCCATCTGCTCGCGTGAACTCCACTAATCTGGAGAGAGAAAAGAGCGTTATGAAAACTAATTACCACTTATATTCAGTAATATTTCAAGAGTAAACCATTACAATAACTTCTCACCATTGGGTTTGTTATACCACCACTGCTGATATAAAGCATGCTTTTATGATAAGGGCTCCAAATGTcacttccatttttttatttaacttaaatCTTTTCTGACCTCACTCTGTTAATAGCAATCATGCAGTCAGATCCTGGacattaataataacattataaacaGGGAGACTGATCATTCCATTATTagctataattatttttatacacattttcTAATATAACATACTAATTTCAATGAATGTAGTCTTTaatctttttaataaaatgtaccaATGTGCTCTGTGTTGTTCTGACCTGTACTGAAAAACAGCATGCTGTTTGGAACAAGAAGGGTGGTCAATAGGAATGTCTGCTATCTTCCTCTGTCGTCCAAGTAGATAAGCACTCTGTCTGTGGATATACATGACTGGCAGTGGCTCATCATTTTTAAAAGGGTACAAACGCCACCTTCTTTTAGGGATGCGGGCCTCAGGAGGCTCATTATACTTGATGACCACCCCCCTGTATGTGTTGGTATCTTCTACCAAGGCACCTGATAATTCAAAGTTGGGCTTTTCCTTCTCAGCAGCAGGGGGGGAATCACCATCCTGCCCACCACCAAACTCTTGTGCCTCATCACCATTACCGCTCCGAGCCTCCTGTCTAAGGCGATTCTCTAGCCGCCGTTCATTATGTTCTTCTCTTTCAGCTTGCTGTTGCTGTTGTATATGGGCATCCCTTACTCTTCCCCTTTGCCTCTCCTGttctctgtctcgctctctttGCCGTGGCCGTTCTCCCTCCCTTTTTACCCTGCGGTCATTTGAATCATCCCTTCTCTCACGATGCCTATGACATTCGGCTCCTCTGTGATCCTCTTGATCCTAAAATGAAAACTCTTATTAGTATGCCTTACTAGTAACTTACAGTAATATTGGGTGACTGGGTTTGTTATGCAACTAATTTTaaagtaaacaacaacaaaattgctGATAAAACTGCAAAGCAAGCACACAAATCTAAAATACCCACAActacaaaaacacaaagaaacataATAGTCATGAAAGCTTGTATTGCAACttagatttaaagggacagttcacccaaacatgtatATTCtcctataatttactcaccctcatgccatcccagatgtgtaggaactttttttcttctgcttaacccaaatgaagatttttagaagaatatctcagctctgttggtccataccatgcaagaatattgtggcaaaatatttgaagcttcaaaaagcataaaaagaTAGCATAAAAGGAGGGCTCGACATTAACATTTGTCCGTGGATGACAAGTGGATTTATGAAGGGGGAATTGAAAGATAATTTTACTTCCCCGAATGGACAACcagactgattaaaacatcaataatgaaaagacaaaaaaataaataaacggctatatttgtgatagcctaggcctgtgtcacttattacaaagttaatattcttattttGCAGTTGAAAATAATCAAGAGCACATAATTTGATAATCTGCTAGCATCTAGTAACAGCTACACCCTGTTTGATTGACTAGGCGGCACATGTTTGTAAGCTGAACATGCATGTGCTCCGAGAACACTTGTGCTAATGCATGCCTGAATGgtcaaatgcatttaaaaattcaGCAAAAATGTCCATCTTGGCGAggttattcatgtaaacacaaagaGTTATGTCTATAGT
This genomic window contains:
- the snip1 gene encoding smad nuclear-interacting protein 1, producing MDHKRRRRESPARDTKIKIKQENESPVRPQRSRRASSGSSRGSSSPPPRRRDSRSPFRRRDRSPARRDRSSGTQQERSPRPRRSRSPHRGTDVRLKRDQEDHRGAECHRHRERRDDSNDRRVKREGERPRQRERDREQERQRGRVRDAHIQQQQQAEREEHNERRLENRLRQEARSGNGDEAQEFGGGQDGDSPPAAEKEKPNFELSGALVEDTNTYRGVVIKYNEPPEARIPKRRWRLYPFKNDEPLPVMYIHRQSAYLLGRQRKIADIPIDHPSCSKQHAVFQYRLVEFTRADGSTGRRVKPYIIDLASGNGTYLNNQRIEPQRYYELKEKDVLKFGFSSREYVLLHESSDTAEVDAKMEEDEDEGLDE